Proteins found in one Terriglobales bacterium genomic segment:
- a CDS encoding GNAT family N-acetyltransferase: MHKDLPTSAAYSSSSSGSATEPADSIRMTASNIQIRPFQSGDEKAFRQLNEEWIAKHFNMEEKDHVTLGDPVGKILKPGGHIFIAVADGEPIGCCALLAMKPGEFELAKMAVAERHRGHGVGRKVLQYTIEQARALGARRLYLETSSKLPNAIHLYESVGFRHLPPERLTPSPYARSDVYMEMLL; the protein is encoded by the coding sequence ATGCACAAGGACCTACCGACTTCTGCCGCGTATTCAAGTTCATCGTCTGGTTCCGCCACGGAACCTGCAGATAGCATTCGCATGACCGCATCCAACATCCAAATTCGGCCATTTCAGTCAGGCGACGAAAAGGCCTTCCGCCAGCTCAATGAAGAGTGGATCGCCAAGCATTTCAATATGGAAGAGAAGGACCATGTCACACTGGGCGATCCTGTGGGCAAGATCCTGAAGCCAGGCGGACACATTTTTATTGCCGTCGCCGATGGCGAGCCAATCGGCTGCTGTGCATTGCTTGCCATGAAGCCGGGTGAGTTCGAACTTGCCAAGATGGCGGTTGCCGAGCGTCACCGGGGGCACGGTGTCGGGCGCAAGGTGCTGCAATACACGATCGAGCAAGCCAGAGCACTGGGCGCGCGTCGGCTGTACCTGGAAACCAGCAGCAAGCTGCCCAACGCGATCCATTTGTATGAATCGGTCGGCTTCCGGCATCTCCCGCCTGAACGGTTGACGCCCTCGCCTTATGCGCGTTCGGATGTCTACATGGAAATGCTTCTGTAA